From the genome of Rhizobium leguminosarum, one region includes:
- a CDS encoding ABC transporter ATP-binding protein produces the protein MSNFIEIRDLKVDATTDSGRRVEIIKGVSLDVAEGEIVALIGESGSGKTTIALTLMGHTRAGCRISGGSVSVGGKDMVTLSEKQRAKVRGTEVAYVPQSAAAAFNPATSIMDQVIEVTRIHQLMSPDDARARAVELFRALSLPNPETIGSRYPHQVSGGQLQRLAAAMALIGDPTLVIFDEPTTALDVTTQIEVLRAFKSVMKKGGIAGVYVSHDLAVVAQIADRIVVLKGGETQETGTTDEILNNAKHPYTRELLAAFEPKLRAAAAPVEKAAAPLLKIEDLVAGYGQRQADGLPLVRAVEHVSLKVEKGRNLGIIGESGCGKSTLARTIAGILPAAIGKITFDGTELHRNARKRSRDELREMQIVFQYADTALNPAKSVEDILDRPLVFYHGMDRKARNARIDQLLDMVRLPRNLRHRRPGELSGGQKQRVNFARALAADPKLILCDEITSALDTVVAAAVIDLLKELQRELGLSYIFISHDLSVVEAICDEIVVMYGGRKVEEITSSTVKAPQHPYSQLLFSSVPTLDPAWLDGLQQDPELVRTYCRH, from the coding sequence ATGAGCAATTTCATCGAAATCCGTGACCTGAAGGTCGATGCCACCACCGACTCCGGCCGTCGTGTCGAAATCATCAAGGGTGTCAGCCTCGATGTTGCCGAGGGCGAGATCGTCGCGCTGATCGGCGAGAGCGGCTCGGGCAAGACTACCATCGCCCTGACCCTGATGGGCCACACCCGTGCGGGCTGTCGTATCTCCGGCGGCAGCGTTTCGGTCGGCGGCAAGGACATGGTCACGCTCAGCGAGAAGCAGCGCGCCAAGGTGCGCGGCACCGAAGTCGCCTATGTCCCGCAATCGGCGGCTGCCGCCTTCAACCCGGCCACATCGATCATGGATCAGGTGATCGAAGTCACGCGTATCCATCAGCTGATGTCGCCGGACGATGCGCGTGCTCGGGCAGTCGAGCTCTTCCGGGCGCTGTCGCTGCCGAACCCCGAGACGATCGGCAGCCGTTATCCGCACCAGGTTTCCGGCGGCCAGCTGCAGCGTCTGGCGGCCGCGATGGCGCTGATCGGCGACCCGACCCTCGTCATCTTCGACGAGCCGACGACGGCGCTCGACGTCACAACCCAGATCGAAGTGCTGCGTGCTTTCAAATCGGTCATGAAGAAGGGCGGCATAGCAGGTGTGTATGTCTCGCACGACCTTGCCGTCGTCGCGCAGATCGCCGACCGTATCGTGGTCTTGAAAGGCGGAGAAACCCAGGAAACCGGCACCACCGACGAAATCCTCAACAATGCCAAGCACCCCTATACCAGGGAGCTGCTTGCAGCCTTCGAGCCGAAACTGCGCGCAGCAGCAGCCCCTGTCGAGAAAGCGGCGGCTCCGCTTCTGAAGATCGAAGATCTCGTCGCTGGCTATGGACAGCGCCAGGCTGACGGGCTGCCGCTCGTTCGCGCGGTCGAGCATGTGAGCCTGAAGGTGGAAAAAGGCCGCAATCTCGGCATCATCGGCGAATCCGGTTGCGGCAAGTCGACGCTCGCCCGCACCATCGCCGGCATCCTGCCGGCCGCGATCGGCAAGATCACCTTCGACGGCACGGAACTGCATCGCAACGCGCGCAAGCGTTCGCGTGATGAGTTGCGCGAGATGCAGATCGTCTTCCAATATGCCGATACCGCACTCAACCCGGCAAAATCGGTCGAGGACATCCTCGACAGACCTTTGGTCTTTTACCACGGCATGGATCGAAAGGCGCGGAACGCCCGGATCGATCAGCTGCTCGACATGGTGCGCCTGCCCCGCAATCTGCGCCACCGCCGGCCGGGCGAACTCTCGGGCGGGCAGAAGCAACGCGTCAACTTCGCCAGGGCGCTCGCCGCCGATCCGAAGCTGATCCTCTGCGACGAGATTACCTCGGCGCTCGACACGGTTGTCGCCGCAGCGGTCATCGACCTGCTCAAGGAATTGCAACGCGAACTCGGCCTCTCCTACATCTTCATCAGCCACGACCTCTCGGTGGTGGAGGCGATCTGCGATGAGATCGTCGTGATGTATGGAGGCCGGAAGGTCGAGGAGATCACCTCATCGACGGTGAAGGCGCCGCAACATCCCTATTCGCAGCTGCTCTTCTCATCGGTGCCGACCCTCGATCCGGCCTGGCTCGACGGGCTCCAGCAGGATCCGGAACTGGTGCGGACCTATTGCCGCCACTGA
- a CDS encoding Lrp/AsnC family transcriptional regulator: protein MKLDRIDVKILYELQKNGRVTNVELAELVNLSPSPCLMRVKKLQSEGYIEGYSAQINVSKLGQTLTVFTEITLKNHRQIDFARFLAAIEKVDQVIECHLVSGGYDYLLKFVTAGIDEYQTIMERLTDMDVGIDKYFSFVVLKSPIIKAHMPLTTLFPH from the coding sequence ATGAAACTCGACCGGATCGACGTAAAAATCCTTTACGAACTGCAGAAGAATGGCCGCGTCACGAATGTGGAACTCGCCGAACTGGTCAATCTGTCGCCGAGCCCCTGCCTGATGCGGGTGAAGAAGCTGCAGTCGGAGGGCTATATCGAAGGTTATTCGGCCCAGATCAACGTCAGCAAACTGGGGCAGACGCTGACTGTATTCACCGAGATCACCCTGAAGAACCATCGGCAGATCGACTTCGCCCGCTTCCTGGCGGCGATCGAAAAAGTCGACCAAGTGATCGAATGCCATCTGGTTTCGGGGGGCTACGATTATCTGCTGAAATTCGTCACCGCCGGGATCGACGAATACCAGACGATCATGGAGCGCCTCACCGATATGGACGTCGGCATCGACAAGTATTTCAGCTTCGTCGTGCTGAAATCGCCAATCATCAAAGCCCACATGCCGCTAACCACCTTGTTTCCGCATTAG
- a CDS encoding NAD(P)/FAD-dependent oxidoreductase: protein MPAPLNRVDTTPELPSTADVVVIGGGIVGVFAAYYLTRRGLKVALVEKGLIGAEQSSRNWGWCRQQNRDARELPMSTKSLDLWERFATETGEDTGFRRCGLFYLSNSDQELSGWARWRDFARSVGVTTHMLSTAEATERGRATGTSWKGGVFSPTDGTADPASAAPAVARAILKLGGTVHQSCAARGLDVEGGRLSGVVTEHGTIRTKIAILAGGAWASSFCRQLGIRFPQASIRSSILSVSAGAEGLPDALHTSAVSVTRRRDGGYTLAISGRGRVDPTPQQFRFAPQFLPMFARRWRSLAPGGLEGFRSGHESLARWRLDRPTPMERMRILDPAVNEATIALTHSRALELLPALKKTDISAAWAGYIDSTPDGVPGIGEIPTLPGFIVAAGFSGHGFGIGPGAGHLIADIVTGDEPIVDPRPYHPERFGTSAWGKVADF, encoded by the coding sequence ATGCCCGCACCGCTCAATCGCGTCGACACCACGCCGGAACTGCCTTCCACCGCTGATGTCGTGGTCATCGGCGGCGGCATCGTCGGCGTTTTCGCGGCCTATTATCTCACCCGGCGCGGATTGAAGGTCGCCCTCGTCGAGAAGGGCCTGATCGGCGCCGAGCAATCGAGCCGCAACTGGGGCTGGTGCCGACAGCAGAACCGCGACGCCCGTGAATTGCCGATGTCGACGAAGAGCCTCGATCTGTGGGAGCGCTTCGCCACTGAGACCGGTGAGGACACCGGCTTCCGTCGTTGCGGCCTCTTCTATCTCAGCAATAGCGACCAGGAACTGTCCGGTTGGGCCCGTTGGCGCGATTTCGCCCGCTCGGTCGGCGTCACGACGCATATGCTGAGCACCGCAGAAGCAACCGAACGCGGGCGTGCCACCGGCACCTCGTGGAAAGGCGGGGTGTTTTCGCCGACCGACGGCACCGCCGATCCGGCAAGCGCTGCGCCGGCCGTCGCGCGTGCGATCCTGAAGCTCGGCGGCACGGTGCATCAATCCTGTGCGGCCCGCGGCCTTGACGTCGAAGGCGGAAGGCTCTCCGGCGTCGTCACCGAGCATGGCACGATCCGCACGAAAATCGCCATCCTCGCCGGCGGCGCCTGGGCCTCCTCCTTCTGCCGCCAACTCGGCATTCGATTTCCGCAAGCCTCGATCCGCTCGTCAATCCTCTCCGTATCGGCAGGTGCCGAGGGCCTGCCGGATGCATTGCATACATCCGCCGTGTCGGTGACGCGACGTCGCGATGGCGGCTACACGCTGGCGATCAGCGGCCGCGGCCGCGTGGATCCGACCCCCCAGCAATTCCGCTTCGCGCCACAGTTCCTGCCGATGTTCGCCCGGCGCTGGCGCAGTCTCGCACCCGGCGGGCTGGAAGGCTTTCGCTCAGGGCATGAATCTCTGGCACGCTGGCGGCTCGACAGGCCGACACCGATGGAGCGCATGCGCATCCTCGACCCGGCGGTAAACGAGGCCACCATTGCCCTCACGCATTCGCGGGCGCTCGAACTTCTTCCCGCGTTGAAGAAAACCGATATCAGCGCGGCCTGGGCAGGGTACATCGACAGCACACCTGACGGCGTGCCCGGGATCGGCGAAATCCCTACCCTCCCGGGTTTCATCGTCGCTGCCGGCTTCAGCGGCCACGGCTTCGGCATCGGGCCGGGCGCCGGCCATTTGATCGCCGATATCGTCACGGGCGATGAGCCGATCGTCGATCCCAGGCCCTACCACCCCGAGCGCTTCGGGACATCCGCCTGGGGCAAAGTCGCCGATTTTTAG